One genomic segment of Hordeum vulgare subsp. vulgare chromosome 2H, MorexV3_pseudomolecules_assembly, whole genome shotgun sequence includes these proteins:
- the LOC123425288 gene encoding E3 ubiquitin-protein ligase EL5-like gives MAVTATTAAAAATMLAAVMAIFLSFVLCFYIFLCAKRSRGGAPPPPGSGVMAHLRYLFCGGDGRAGAGDGVAPWFYDGGLDDASMASLPRREVAKGEAMDCAVCITELATGDTARVLPRCGHGFHVDCVDMWLRSHSTCPLCRCPAVDAPPLPPAPVQAPEADQESPNFPTNVLFFGSQDDVSTGRAQPQTPAATTPQPAPAPSQPQAQPPPAGASCGLRRLLGCGGASPPPPPQEEDAARDIEMGLAGGESSASSRQAKPQQPAGSC, from the coding sequence atggcggtgacggcgacgacggcggcggcggcggccaccaTGCTGGCGGCCGTGATGGCCATCTTCCTCTCCTTCGTGCTCTGCTTCTACATATTCCTCTGCGCCAAGAGGTCCCGGGgcggcgcgccgccgccgccggggagCGGCGTGATGGCGCACCTGCGCTACCTGTTCTGCGGCGGGGACGGGCGGGCCGGCGCCGGGGACGGCGTCGCACCGTGGTTCTACGACGGGGGCCTGGACGACGCGTCGATGGCGTCGCTGCCCCGCCGGGAGGTGGCCAAGGGGGAGGCCATGGACTGCGCGGTCTGCATCACGGAGCTCGCCACCGGGGACACGGCGCGCGTGCTGCCCCGCTGCGGCCACGGCTTCCACGTCGACTGCGTCGACATGTGGCTCAGGTCGCACTCCACCTGCCCGCTCTGCCGCTGCCCCGCCGTCGacgcgccgcccctgccgcccgCGCCCGTCCAGGCGCCCGAGGCCGACCAGGAGTCGCCCAACTTCCCCACCAACGTCCTCTTCTTCGGCTCCCAGGACGACGTCAGCACCGGCCGCGCGCAACCGCAGACCCCCGCCGCAACCACACCTCAACCAGCGCCTGCTCCCTCTCAACCGCAAGCGCAGCCGCCGCCCGCCGGGGCGTCGTGCGGGCTGCGGCGGCTTCTCGGGTGTGGCGGCGcgtcgccgcccccgccgccgcaggaggaggacgcggcaagggACATAGAGATGGGGCTCGCCGGCGGCGAGAGCAGCGCGTCGTCGAGGCAGGCGAAGCCGCAGCAGCCGGCGGGCTCATGCTGA